GCTGTTAAGATTGGTTTGACCAGCTACAGCACCAAAAATAGGTTGGCCACGGTCTAGATTACCGTTCATGTTATTGAAAATAAACTCTGCATTGATGGCGGTCTTTTCATTGGGAATATAACTGAAGGATGGTGATAATAATATTGATTTATTACTTACTAAATCACGGTAAGATTGTGCCGTTTGGTATGCTCCGTTGATACGATATAGTAATGTTTTTGACTCATTAAGTGGCCCGGTAAAATCTAAGGTCCCTCTCATAGTACTAAAACTACCCACACTCAAGCTCACTTCTTTTCTATCTACCGATAAAGGTTTTTTAGTAACCATATTAATACTTCCACCGGGATCAACACTGGCAAAAGTTGCACTGGCAGGCCCTTTTATAACTTCTACTCTTTCTATGTTAGAAGTAAGTGGCTGTAAGAAATAATATTGCCGAGTACGCATACCATTAATGATCTGCCCTTCTTCGTTTTGGCTTATACCTCTTATATTGTACTGATTATAAAAACTAGATGGACTAACACCACTAACAACTTTTACGGCATCTGCTAAGTGAAAGGCCTGTCTGTCGGCAATTAACTCCTTGGTTACCGAGGCTATAGCCTGTGGTAGCTCTTTGTTTGCAATGGCCATTTTGGTCGCAGAAAAAGAATAGTCACTATTGTAATCTCGTTTTGTACGCCCGACTACCTCTACGGTTTGAAGTTGTAGTACATCTTCTTTTAGCGTTATTGTGCCAAGATCATACTCTTTGTTTTCTAGAAAATCATAGGCCTTGGTGATCGCATAAAAACCAACATAACTTATCTTAACTTCATAAGTTCCTGTTTCTTGTAAAATAAAGTTGAATTCTCCGTTTTCATTAGAAATAGTTCCTTCTTTTTTTTCTTCAATATCAAAAGAAATAGTAGCACCGGGAATGATATTTTGTTTTTCGTCAATAATTTTGCCCTTAATATTGATTTGAGAAAAACTTTGCTGACAAATAATGGCAAATAAAATAATTAAAACTTCTTTTTTCATGGGGTAATTTTTAAATGGTTTCTAAATAGAGTTCTTTTAGTTGGTTGGCATCAATACCACTTGTTTTAATCTGTTGAACAAGGGAACCTTCTTTCATGATTCCGATAGTAGTACCTACATGTACCGCGTTGAATATATCATGTGTAGCCATGAATATGGTTTTACCTTCTTTAGCGAGTTCTTTGCAAGTTGTAGTAAATTCAGCCGATGCTTTAGGATCAAGACCAGATGTTGGTTCATCCATAAAAATTACATCAGCATTTTTTGCAACAGCAACCGCAATACCCACTTTTTGACGCATTCCTTTAGAATAAGTAGACAGATGTTGTAGATGTGCTTCTTCCTGTAACCCAGCTTTAGTCAAAAATTCCTGTAGTTTTTCTTGAGGATATTTATACCCAGCCAAACGACTGAAAAAATCTAAATTTTCTATTCCTGATAAGTTCCCATATAGCTGAACTGTCTCTGGGATATAGGCTGTTTTTTTCTTTATAGAAGTAGTATTGGATTCAATCTCTTCATTATCGATTAAAATTTGCCCACTATCGGGTTTTATAAAACCAAGAAATAGATTAATAGTTGTGGTTTTTCCTGCCCCATTTTGACCAAGGAGGCAGAATATAGAACCTTGTTCTACTTGAAAAGAAACATTGTTTACTGCTTTTTTTCCGTTATAGGTTTTTGACAAGTTTTTTGCTCTAAGCATTGTGTTTAAAGTATTATTGTATCTCTAAAAAGAGATCACATTAATTAATAGAGGTATAATCTTAAGTGGTAGTAATTAAACTGAGGTTTTAAATAAGAGAATACCCATTCCTTATATCTAAATGTTTATAACCTTGGGGTTATATGTGATTACAGTCTAAATTAGAGTACTTAAAATTGAAAGTCGTTAAGTTTTAGATCCTAAAAACATGAGTAACAGAAGAAAGTCAAAGCTTATGAAAACATAAACCGAATTATCTTTTAAGGCTATGAGAATTGGCATTTATAGGTAACGCCATTTCATTGATTTAAGAAAATTTCGCAAGCATAAAACCTGATGAGTAATCGCTTAAAAGAAAGAGTTTAATCGTTAAAAATGAAAATAGAGTATAATAACTATGCTAAAAAAGGAGGAGGTCTCGAAAATAGATTTGTAATACTTACATCACTACTATAAATGAAGTTGTAGTGACTTATTACATTTTTTTGAGTATAGAACTCAAAAGTGCTACTTACATAGTTTTGGCTGGTGTCATTAACAGCAGCCGGAGTAAAATTGGTTATTGAAACGAGATCACAAACTTCACAATGTTCTATACCATCATCATTATGAGTAAGTACATGCAAGCCTGCCACTTTCAGAGAAAGGAAAATGACAATAAAAATATAGGTAATGTAATTTTTTAAATCCCCAATTTTCATAACAGACAAACCTACCAAATAATATGTATATAAAATGTTAAAGAATTCTAAATTATTTGGAAGGTTAGAAATAGCACAATAGAGATCTAGTTCTAAAAATGAGTATAGTTACTTTACAAAACCATAAATAACTTCTTAAGATAAGCTCTTTATAACCTTATATTTGATTTAAAAATTTAATTGGATTATAGAACTGATAATTTTTTTATGGTATGCTAATACTTGTTCATAATAAAGTTAAAGAATTTATAATTAGATTTATTTGAATTGTATATACAAGTTGAATTTGTATATTCGTAAAAAGCATTATATCAATCTGATAAATATTTTTTGCTTCCCCCAATGGTATTTGTTGCTGCAAATAGAAGGTACATCATGTGAAAAGTACTCAGTTATTTTAAGCATTTAGAGAATAGAAATAGAATATCGATAAGTATCAAAAAAAGAGTTTAGAAGAATTTAGAAATTATAGGATATGGTTTTACCTGGGAACTTATCAAAATGGAAAAGTGAGGGAAATTATTTTACTTACAAAGGGAATAAAATCTTCTATAAGGATACCAAAGAGAGTGAAAAAGATGTAGTTCTATTGCTACATGGCTACCCGACATCTTCTTATGATTACCACAAAATTTGGGAACAACTTAGCTATAAGTATAGACTTATAAGTCCCGATTTTTTAGGATTTGGGTTTTCTGATAAACCTCGAAACTATGATTATAAAATTGCTGACCAAACCGAAATGATAAATTGCTTGTTAACAGAATTAGAAATAAAGAACATAAAGATGATTGCTCATAATTATGGAGCTATTGTAGGTCAAGAGGTATTGGTTCATGCAAATATGGGTATACTCGGTTTTACTGTAGAGAAAATTATTTGGTTAAATAGTGCTCTTTTTCCAGAACTTCATAAACCAACTTCAATTCAGAAAATATTAGTATCACCTCTTAGTGTGCTAGTACTTAGATTATTTAATGAGAAAAAGTTTGAAAAGAATTTTTCAATTCTTTTTGGTAAAAACACAAAACCTACTAAAGAAGAAATAAAAGAACTCTGGATATTAATTAATTACAATAATGGAAAACAAATTATGGGTAAACTTTTACATTATATTTCTGAGCGTAAACAGTATGGAAAGCATTGGGTCGATATGCTCGAAAAAACAATTATTCCACAAAAATTAATTAATGGCATTGCCGATCCTGTTTCTGGATTACCTGTAGTTAAAAAATATATAGAAAGAATACGTAATGCCAAAGTAGTTGAATTAGCGAACATTGGTCACTACCCTCAAATAGAAGCTCCCGATTTGGTCTATTGCTCAATTAAGGAGTTTTTTAATAAAGCACAACAATGATATACATCATCAATAGAAGCTTCAATTTTTGTCTAGAAATTTAATCATAAATTAAAATTGCATAAAAGGTAAATGCTTATCTTATAGTAAGATAAAAGATTTGTAAAACATAGAAATTATGAGATCAATAAATACATTATTATGCTTATTTGTCACCTTAACTGTTGTTGCTCAAAATACGGTAACCGAAAAGTATTATAGGCAATTAAGGTACAATCATGTTTCGCCACATATCCCATATATGGGTATACATGAAATAAGTTCTGCCGAAGCAAAAAAAACTGCTCATTACATTTTTAAGTATAATGATACTAAACAACTTATAGAAATTATAAACCATGATTATAGTTTTCATGAAGATCATTTTTTAAATACTATAGGA
The sequence above is a segment of the Aquimarina spinulae genome. Coding sequences within it:
- a CDS encoding alpha/beta fold hydrolase — encoded protein: MVLPGNLSKWKSEGNYFTYKGNKIFYKDTKESEKDVVLLLHGYPTSSYDYHKIWEQLSYKYRLISPDFLGFGFSDKPRNYDYKIADQTEMINCLLTELEIKNIKMIAHNYGAIVGQEVLVHANMGILGFTVEKIIWLNSALFPELHKPTSIQKILVSPLSVLVLRLFNEKKFEKNFSILFGKNTKPTKEEIKELWILINYNNGKQIMGKLLHYISERKQYGKHWVDMLEKTIIPQKLINGIADPVSGLPVVKKYIERIRNAKVVELANIGHYPQIEAPDLVYCSIKEFFNKAQQ
- a CDS encoding ABC transporter ATP-binding protein, with the protein product MLRAKNLSKTYNGKKAVNNVSFQVEQGSIFCLLGQNGAGKTTTINLFLGFIKPDSGQILIDNEEIESNTTSIKKKTAYIPETVQLYGNLSGIENLDFFSRLAGYKYPQEKLQEFLTKAGLQEEAHLQHLSTYSKGMRQKVGIAVAVAKNADVIFMDEPTSGLDPKASAEFTTTCKELAKEGKTIFMATHDIFNAVHVGTTIGIMKEGSLVQQIKTSGIDANQLKELYLETI